Proteins found in one Micromonospora sp. WMMD1082 genomic segment:
- a CDS encoding RHS repeat-associated core domain-containing protein — translation MTAEPGVGRRWRWLSAPLAVVLAVTLFDQPSAAEAAPTWEPPKPKDVAGLRVTDAKPEAARAASFPESWAVRGPRPVTWPQAGAAAARPTVAGAHRAGDLPVTVSAVEPEGLGARGVTGPEAVSVRVFDRAATARAGVQGVLLSLGRSDGKPGVGRVAVGVDYSGFAHAFGGDWASRLRLVQRPACALSTPQLAECQTSTPVPTVNDLQASTVSAQVGLSDEAVTLLAVQADSGGDNGDYKATDLSPAGTWDVSTQSGDFSWSYEMRMPPGLGGPEPTVSLAYSSGSVDGLTAMSNNQGGWVGDGWASWPGFIERRYASCADDNPGHKTGDLCWFNDNATLSMNGRAGELIRDGAVWRLKNDDGTKIERLTDSARGNGDNDNEYWKMTTTDGVQYYFGYHRLPGWSSGDPVTDSTWTAPVYGNNSGEPCYDSTFANAHCDQGWRWNLDYVVDPNNNSLAYFYKKETGAYGRNMTPTQRTTYDRGGYLDRIEYGMRRGSEYSAAAPLRVMFETKERCLSNCWTGTAWTSDPRPASWPDTPWDQYCKASPCTELNAPTFWSARRLTKVTAQLRNGTSSYRDVESWALRQEFINAGTGEGTPMWLRGVTRTGHVTTAGGVAVSDPEIAFNPGAEPLANRVDGPSDQRTELNRWRIKQIRTESGGDILITYSGHDCTRGSLPTPHSNTKRCMPAYFSWPGSGDPTLDWFHKYVVTRIDQDDLVTDQPNQTTFYDYLDNPAWAYNTDELTKDKHRTWGDWRGYGRVRVRQGDPTSGVQTAVEYRYLRGMHGDKQPTGTRTVQVPDTWGGSITDHEALQGFLRQEITYNGTSSSGVIGAEVSSTVNEPWRLGPTATRTRNGVTTNAWKVDTASTLTRTALAAGGFRTTKTATAYNSDGFPQEVDDVGDENVTGDETCTRISYARNATTWMLDRVSQTEVLSGTCAAAAAPANPTTVLKRTRAFYDSYTNDSSFGDAPTRGNVVRTEDLDRFSGSTPVYVRTASNAYDANGRVTSTTDARGYTTATSYTTSNGGLVTQTVLTNALGQATTTDREPAWDLPSKVTDPNGAVTDQTYDGLGRLTNVWQPGRNKANQTPHMKINYLVRNSGGPTAVTTETLLVTGSAYRKSVELFDGFLRSRQTQTQATGGGRLLTETFHNARGEVEWTSAPYYDTTNAAPSTTLGTPQGQIPSITQNVYDGAGRQTVEVLKALGAEKWRTTTSYGGDRTHTTPPVGGTATTSVFDAKGQVTRLWQYKNRADVGSTDPSKYDETQYTYTLLGQQKTVRDPAGNTWSYSYDLRSREIGSVDPDKGTTTSTYDAAGNVLTTTAPLGTGTATLAYTYDELGRKTSLRDGSPTGAKRAEWAYDTLPNGKGKLTSATRYVGGQAWINRTDAFDPYGRPTSASVVVPSSESQLCAAAAPNPCTYTTTTSYRVNGKVHQINLPAAADLPSERLIVGYNDVDDSGSLLSAAQIYVGAVTYNKLGQLTGREFGEYGYRVAVTSDFDEPTRRLKGTNVVPELKPEAANWTYDYDPAGNVTRLKEQPQGQTADNQCYSYDYLRRLTRAWTPNSGDCAASPTVGGLGGPAPYWHSWTFDVTGNRLTETRYAATNTVYTYTHPPAGSARPHAVTNVTATGGVSWSRTYGYDNAGNTITRPTTSGTTQTLAWNPEGRVDSVTEGGATTSFRYDADGNRLTRTDATGKTLYLPGGLEVRYTSTTATTATRYYSHAGTAVAVRTSNSLHWIIGDHHGTAEATINATTLAVAKRRTLPYGDTRGTGTGTWPTTMDKGFVGGTTDPTGLTHIGAREYDPFIGRFISVDPIMDLADPQQIHGYAYSNNSPATYSDPTGLYFEEGSHGDGQRGFVTKLPPERIR, via the coding sequence ATGACAGCAGAGCCCGGCGTCGGGCGTCGGTGGCGGTGGTTGTCCGCGCCGTTGGCGGTGGTGTTGGCGGTGACGTTGTTCGACCAGCCGTCGGCTGCCGAGGCGGCGCCGACGTGGGAGCCGCCGAAGCCGAAGGATGTTGCCGGGCTGCGGGTGACCGACGCGAAGCCGGAAGCCGCTCGCGCGGCGTCCTTTCCCGAGTCATGGGCAGTGCGGGGCCCTCGTCCGGTGACCTGGCCGCAGGCGGGCGCGGCGGCGGCCCGCCCCACCGTGGCCGGTGCGCACAGGGCCGGTGATCTGCCGGTGACGGTGTCCGCGGTGGAGCCGGAGGGCTTGGGTGCGCGGGGCGTAACCGGGCCGGAAGCGGTATCGGTGCGGGTGTTCGACCGGGCGGCCACGGCGCGGGCGGGTGTGCAGGGCGTGCTGTTGAGCCTGGGCCGCTCGGACGGCAAGCCGGGCGTCGGTCGGGTTGCGGTCGGGGTGGACTACTCAGGGTTCGCGCACGCGTTCGGTGGTGACTGGGCGTCGCGACTGCGACTGGTGCAGCGGCCGGCGTGCGCGCTGAGCACGCCACAACTGGCGGAGTGCCAGACGTCTACACCCGTGCCGACGGTGAACGACCTGCAAGCGTCGACGGTGTCGGCGCAGGTAGGTCTGTCGGATGAGGCAGTGACGCTGCTGGCCGTGCAGGCGGACTCGGGTGGCGACAACGGTGACTACAAGGCCACCGACCTGTCGCCGGCCGGGACCTGGGACGTGTCGACCCAGAGCGGTGACTTCTCCTGGTCGTACGAGATGCGGATGCCCCCGGGGTTGGGTGGTCCCGAGCCGACAGTGAGCCTCGCCTATTCGTCGGGCAGTGTGGACGGGTTGACCGCGATGTCGAACAACCAGGGCGGCTGGGTCGGCGACGGCTGGGCATCCTGGCCAGGCTTCATCGAACGGCGTTACGCGTCCTGCGCGGACGACAACCCCGGCCACAAGACCGGTGACCTGTGCTGGTTCAACGACAACGCCACGCTGTCGATGAACGGCCGGGCGGGTGAGCTGATCCGCGACGGTGCGGTGTGGCGGCTGAAGAACGACGACGGCACCAAGATCGAGCGACTCACCGACTCGGCTCGCGGCAACGGGGACAACGACAACGAGTACTGGAAGATGACCACCACCGACGGGGTGCAGTACTACTTCGGTTACCACCGGCTGCCAGGCTGGTCCTCCGGTGATCCGGTGACCGACTCGACGTGGACGGCCCCGGTGTATGGCAACAACTCCGGCGAGCCGTGCTACGACTCGACGTTCGCCAACGCCCACTGTGATCAGGGCTGGAGGTGGAACCTGGACTACGTAGTCGACCCGAACAACAACTCCCTGGCGTACTTCTACAAGAAGGAGACCGGGGCGTACGGGCGGAACATGACACCGACCCAGCGCACCACCTACGACCGGGGCGGCTACCTGGACCGCATCGAGTACGGCATGCGCAGGGGCTCCGAGTACAGCGCGGCCGCACCGCTGCGGGTCATGTTCGAGACCAAGGAACGTTGCCTGTCGAACTGCTGGACGGGCACCGCCTGGACGTCGGACCCGAGACCGGCCTCCTGGCCGGACACGCCGTGGGACCAGTACTGCAAGGCGTCTCCCTGCACCGAGCTGAACGCGCCGACGTTCTGGTCGGCCCGGCGGCTGACGAAGGTCACCGCGCAGCTGCGCAACGGCACCTCGTCGTACCGGGATGTGGAGTCGTGGGCGTTGCGGCAGGAGTTCATCAACGCCGGCACCGGTGAAGGCACCCCGATGTGGCTGCGCGGGGTCACCCGCACCGGGCACGTCACCACCGCCGGTGGTGTCGCTGTCTCCGACCCGGAGATCGCCTTCAACCCCGGAGCCGAACCGCTGGCCAACCGGGTCGACGGGCCGTCAGACCAGCGCACCGAGTTGAACCGGTGGCGGATCAAGCAGATCCGTACCGAGTCCGGCGGGGACATCCTGATCACCTACTCGGGCCACGACTGCACGCGCGGCAGCCTGCCGACGCCGCACTCGAACACCAAACGGTGCATGCCGGCGTACTTCTCCTGGCCCGGCAGCGGCGACCCGACACTCGACTGGTTCCACAAGTACGTGGTGACCCGCATCGACCAGGACGACCTCGTCACCGACCAACCCAACCAGACCACCTTCTACGACTACCTCGACAACCCGGCCTGGGCATACAACACCGACGAGTTGACCAAGGACAAGCACCGCACCTGGGGCGACTGGCGCGGCTACGGCCGCGTACGGGTCCGCCAGGGCGACCCGACCAGCGGCGTGCAGACCGCCGTCGAGTACCGCTACCTACGCGGCATGCACGGCGACAAACAACCCACCGGCACCCGCACCGTGCAGGTGCCGGATACCTGGGGCGGATCGATCACCGACCACGAAGCACTCCAAGGCTTCCTCCGGCAGGAAATCACCTACAACGGCACCAGTAGCAGCGGCGTCATTGGTGCCGAGGTGTCCTCCACGGTGAACGAACCTTGGAGGTTGGGTCCGACCGCCACCCGCACGCGTAACGGAGTGACCACCAACGCGTGGAAGGTCGACACCGCCTCGACCCTCACCCGCACCGCGCTCGCAGCCGGCGGCTTCCGCACCACCAAGACCGCGACGGCCTACAACTCGGACGGCTTCCCCCAGGAAGTGGACGATGTCGGCGACGAAAACGTCACAGGGGACGAAACCTGCACGCGGATCAGCTATGCCCGTAACGCGACTACGTGGATGCTCGACCGGGTCAGCCAGACCGAAGTGCTCTCCGGCACGTGTGCAGCCGCGGCGGCACCGGCGAACCCGACCACGGTCCTGAAACGGACACGGGCCTTCTACGACAGCTACACCAACGACTCCTCGTTCGGCGACGCCCCCACCCGGGGCAACGTCGTCCGCACCGAGGACCTGGACCGCTTCAGCGGCTCCACCCCGGTCTACGTCCGCACCGCGTCGAATGCCTACGACGCCAACGGTCGGGTCACCTCGACGACCGACGCCCGGGGTTATACCACGGCCACCAGTTACACCACGAGCAACGGCGGGCTGGTGACCCAGACCGTGCTGACGAATGCTCTCGGCCAGGCGACGACCACCGATCGGGAACCGGCGTGGGACCTGCCGTCGAAGGTCACCGACCCGAACGGGGCGGTGACCGACCAGACGTACGACGGGCTGGGCCGACTCACCAACGTGTGGCAGCCAGGACGGAACAAGGCCAACCAGACGCCGCACATGAAGATCAACTATCTGGTGCGCAACAGCGGTGGGCCGACCGCGGTCACCACCGAAACGCTCCTGGTTACCGGCAGCGCGTACCGCAAGTCGGTCGAACTCTTCGACGGCTTCCTTCGGTCCCGGCAGACCCAGACCCAGGCCACTGGCGGCGGAAGGCTGTTGACCGAGACGTTTCACAACGCCCGCGGTGAGGTGGAGTGGACATCCGCCCCCTACTACGACACCACCAATGCCGCACCATCGACGACGCTGGGCACGCCGCAGGGACAGATCCCGTCGATCACCCAGAACGTGTACGACGGGGCCGGCCGGCAGACCGTGGAGGTTCTCAAGGCGCTCGGGGCGGAGAAGTGGCGGACCACGACCAGCTACGGCGGGGACCGCACTCACACCACGCCCCCCGTTGGCGGCACTGCCACCACCTCCGTCTTCGACGCTAAGGGCCAGGTCACGAGGCTGTGGCAGTACAAGAACCGCGCTGACGTGGGCTCGACCGACCCGTCCAAGTACGACGAGACGCAGTACACCTACACGCTGCTCGGGCAGCAGAAGACCGTGCGGGACCCGGCCGGCAACACCTGGTCGTACAGCTACGACCTGCGCAGCAGGGAGATCGGATCGGTCGATCCGGACAAGGGAACGACGACCTCCACGTACGATGCGGCGGGTAACGTGCTCACGACCACGGCACCGCTGGGCACGGGGACCGCGACTCTCGCCTACACCTACGACGAGTTGGGTCGTAAGACCAGCCTGCGCGACGGCAGCCCCACCGGGGCGAAGCGGGCCGAGTGGGCCTACGACACCCTGCCCAACGGCAAGGGCAAGCTCACCTCCGCGACCCGCTACGTCGGCGGACAGGCATGGATCAACCGGACGGACGCCTTCGACCCGTACGGCCGTCCCACGTCCGCGTCGGTGGTGGTGCCGTCGTCGGAGTCGCAGCTGTGCGCAGCAGCAGCGCCGAACCCCTGCACCTACACCACGACCACCAGCTACCGGGTCAACGGCAAGGTCCACCAGATCAACCTCCCGGCTGCGGCCGACCTGCCATCGGAGCGGCTGATCGTCGGCTACAACGACGTCGACGACTCCGGCAGCCTGCTCTCCGCAGCACAGATCTACGTCGGAGCGGTCACCTACAACAAACTGGGCCAGCTGACCGGGCGGGAGTTCGGCGAGTACGGCTACCGGGTGGCGGTCACTTCCGACTTCGACGAGCCCACTCGCCGCCTGAAAGGCACCAACGTGGTGCCGGAGCTGAAGCCGGAGGCGGCGAACTGGACCTACGACTACGACCCTGCCGGCAACGTCACCAGGCTCAAGGAACAGCCGCAGGGACAGACCGCAGATAACCAGTGCTACAGCTACGACTATCTGCGGCGACTGACCCGGGCCTGGACACCCAACTCGGGTGATTGCGCCGCGAGTCCGACCGTTGGCGGGCTCGGTGGCCCGGCGCCGTACTGGCACTCCTGGACCTTCGACGTCACCGGTAACCGGCTGACCGAGACCCGGTACGCGGCGACCAACACCGTCTACACCTACACCCATCCGCCGGCAGGGTCGGCCCGGCCGCACGCGGTCACCAACGTCACCGCCACCGGCGGCGTCTCGTGGAGCCGCACCTACGGCTACGACAACGCCGGCAACACCATCACCCGGCCGACCACAAGCGGTACCACCCAAACCCTGGCGTGGAACCCGGAGGGACGCGTCGACAGCGTCACCGAAGGCGGTGCCACCACCAGCTTCCGCTACGATGCCGACGGCAACCGACTGACCCGAACCGACGCCACCGGCAAGACTCTCTACCTGCCCGGTGGTCTGGAGGTCCGCTACACCTCCACCACCGCCACGACCGCCACCCGCTACTACAGCCACGCCGGCACCGCAGTCGCCGTACGCACCAGCAACAGCCTGCACTGGATCATCGGCGACCACCACGGCACCGCCGAGGCGACCATCAACGCCACCACTCTGGCCGTCGCCAAACGCCGCACCCTGCCCTACGGCGACACCCGCGGCACCGGCACCGGAACCTGGCCCACCACTATGGACAAAGGCTTCGTCGGCGGCACCACCGACCCCACCGGCCTCACCCATATAGGCGCCCGAGAATACGATCCATTCATCGGCCGGTTTATCAGCGTCGACCCCATCATGGACCTCGCGGACCCGCAGCAAATACATGGGTACGCCTACAGCAACAACTCCCCAGCCACCTACAGCGACCCGACCGGCCTCTACTTCGAAGAGGGCAGCCACGGCGACGGCCAGCGCGGCTTCGTCACAAAACTCCCTCCGGAAAGAATCAGGTAA
- a CDS encoding transposase, translating into MPPGVCQCTASTPDAPPATCPNCTASPPIETWWPQILAFLTTGTTNAGSEGTNRVIKTIARDAYGSRNPETSASAPAPPPRPNSKSPQCWSPTGTCAHGSRLSWAYKVGWLALTDTYRSPALTCHKRYLKLTT; encoded by the coding sequence ATGCCGCCGGGGGTCTGTCAGTGCACCGCTTCTACACCCGATGCGCCGCCAGCGACCTGCCCGAACTGCACCGCCTCGCCACCGATCGAGACCTGGTGGCCGCAGATCCTCGCGTTCCTGACCACCGGAACCACCAACGCCGGCTCAGAAGGAACCAACCGCGTGATCAAGACCATCGCCCGAGACGCTTACGGCTCCCGCAACCCCGAAACCAGCGCCTCCGCACCCGCACCGCCACCCCGCCCAAATTCGAAGAGCCCGCAATGTTGGTCCCCGACCGGCACCTGCGCCCACGGCAGCCGTTTGAGCTGGGCGTACAAGGTCGGCTGGTTAGCCTTGACCGACACGTACAGGTCCCCGGCCCTGACCTGCCACAAGCGCTATCTCAAACTCACCACCTGA
- a CDS encoding helix-turn-helix transcriptional regulator produces the protein MPPRAQTIVDPRFGAELRRHRETRGMSLRQLAAAVNHGKSLIHQLETGQTRPAVEVASRLDEALGAGGALAALVADIPDGGDRAAYVAEHPRHVDLAAVGALDQVLAGYRRLEDSIGAASVTGPVRAQLDTVVSLLREARHQVRPAVVDVAAQWAQFAGWLGIANGDDRAARVWLGRSLQWATEAGNADLTATVLSFQGHRAEGRGDLPEMIGLSRAARRDPHANAALRAYCAGQEARGLAMAGASPAEVAERLAEAADVAAEAVAGTLPAWGYWYNRAFFAVQQGIVWRYLGAQDSDANDRAIELLSAGTAGAETDGADWHGRHLVHLAVAHGQAGDGMTARQVLERARSIAVSTSSRRLTEQVDAAVRDLGLSVTP, from the coding sequence ATGCCGCCGCGCGCACAGACGATCGTCGACCCTCGGTTCGGTGCCGAGCTGCGCCGCCACCGCGAGACCCGGGGCATGTCGCTGCGACAGCTCGCCGCCGCGGTCAACCACGGCAAGAGTCTCATCCACCAGTTGGAGACCGGGCAGACGCGGCCGGCCGTCGAGGTGGCATCACGGCTGGACGAGGCGCTTGGTGCCGGTGGTGCGCTCGCCGCCCTGGTCGCCGACATTCCCGACGGCGGTGACCGGGCCGCCTACGTCGCCGAGCATCCGAGGCATGTCGACCTGGCCGCCGTGGGTGCCCTCGACCAGGTGCTTGCTGGGTACCGCCGGCTGGAGGACTCCATCGGCGCGGCGAGCGTTACGGGGCCGGTGCGCGCCCAGCTCGACACCGTGGTGTCGTTGCTGCGGGAGGCTCGTCACCAGGTGCGGCCGGCCGTGGTCGACGTCGCCGCGCAGTGGGCGCAGTTCGCCGGCTGGTTGGGCATCGCCAACGGCGACGACCGCGCCGCCCGTGTCTGGCTGGGCCGTAGCTTGCAGTGGGCCACGGAGGCCGGCAACGCCGACCTGACCGCCACCGTGCTGTCGTTTCAGGGCCACCGGGCCGAAGGACGCGGCGACCTGCCGGAGATGATCGGCCTGTCCCGGGCGGCCCGCCGCGATCCGCACGCCAACGCTGCCCTACGCGCCTACTGCGCCGGGCAGGAGGCGCGGGGCCTGGCCATGGCCGGTGCCAGCCCGGCCGAGGTGGCGGAGCGGCTGGCGGAGGCCGCCGACGTGGCCGCCGAGGCGGTGGCGGGGACGCTGCCGGCGTGGGGCTACTGGTACAACCGGGCGTTCTTCGCCGTGCAGCAGGGCATCGTGTGGCGGTACCTGGGCGCCCAAGACAGCGACGCGAACGATCGGGCGATCGAGTTGCTGAGCGCCGGTACGGCCGGGGCGGAGACCGACGGCGCCGACTGGCACGGCCGGCACCTGGTTCACCTCGCGGTCGCGCACGGGCAGGCCGGTGACGGCATGACCGCCCGGCAGGTACTGGAGCGTGCCCGGTCGATCGCGGTGTCGACGTCGTCGCGGCGCCTGACCGAGCAGGTCGACGCGGCTGTCCGCGACCTGGGGCTGTCCGTGACGCCGTAG
- a CDS encoding neutral zinc metallopeptidase — translation MELNENARIDTSQVEDRRGSGGGGGLGIPIPIGGGRGGIVGIVIAVLVALVGGGFGLNAMTGGDEQGDNTALEQRCTSQDALDQLDCRNTLFVNSIQAYWRTALPEALGEQYRPTRTVFFRQAVNTACGQADSGVGPFYCPADSLVYIDLSFYEVLAEQLGASGEFAQPYVLAHEYGHHVQNLLGTNEQVRRQQQRDPGNANDLSVRMELQADCYAGAWAKNATGTADDSGQKIFTSITERDIAEAIDAAEKIGDDAISERANRPVNPDEFTHGSSEQRKRWFNRGYETGDPASCDTFSGAV, via the coding sequence ATGGAGCTGAACGAGAACGCACGGATCGACACCAGCCAGGTGGAGGACCGGCGAGGATCCGGCGGAGGCGGCGGGCTGGGCATCCCCATCCCGATCGGCGGCGGTCGCGGCGGCATCGTCGGCATCGTCATCGCCGTGCTGGTGGCCCTGGTCGGCGGCGGGTTCGGCCTGAACGCCATGACCGGCGGTGACGAGCAGGGCGACAACACCGCGCTGGAGCAGCGGTGCACCAGCCAGGACGCGCTGGACCAGCTCGACTGCCGCAACACCCTCTTCGTCAACTCGATCCAGGCGTACTGGCGGACCGCCCTGCCCGAGGCGCTCGGCGAGCAGTACCGCCCGACCCGGACTGTCTTCTTCCGGCAGGCCGTGAACACCGCCTGCGGCCAGGCGGACTCCGGCGTCGGTCCGTTCTACTGCCCGGCCGACTCGCTGGTCTACATCGACCTCTCCTTCTACGAGGTGCTCGCCGAGCAGCTTGGCGCCAGCGGTGAGTTCGCCCAGCCGTACGTGCTGGCCCACGAGTACGGTCACCACGTGCAGAACCTGCTCGGCACCAACGAACAGGTCCGCCGCCAGCAGCAGCGCGACCCGGGCAACGCCAACGACCTGTCGGTACGCATGGAGTTGCAGGCCGACTGCTACGCCGGAGCCTGGGCGAAGAACGCGACCGGCACGGCCGACGACAGCGGCCAGAAGATCTTCACCAGCATCACCGAGCGGGACATCGCCGAGGCCATCGACGCCGCCGAGAAGATCGGCGACGACGCCATCTCCGAGCGCGCGAACCGCCCGGTGAACCCGGACGAGTTCACCCACGGCTCCTCCGAGCAGCGCAAGCGGTGGTTCAACCGGGGTTACGAGACCGGCGACCCCGCCTCCTGCGACACCTTCAGCGGCGCGGTCTGA
- a CDS encoding ABC-F family ATP-binding cassette domain-containing protein, whose protein sequence is MITASGLELRAGARILLSDTTLRVQPGDRIGLVGRNGAGKTTTLKVLAGEGQPYAGKIDRRSAVGYLPQDPRTGDLDVTGRDRVLSARGLDTLMAGMQELEAQLADGGDERLVRRYGALEDQFAALGGYAAEAEAARICANLGLPDRALAQTIGTLSGGQRRRIELARILFRDAGENGGGILLLDEPTNHLDADSITWLRGFLANHKGGLVVISHDGDLLESVVNKVWFLDATRSVVDMYNLGWKAYLEARETDERRRRRERANAEKKAGALMAQADKMRAKATKTVAAQNMARRAERLMSGLEEVRVADKVAKVRFPAPAPCGKTPLTAAGLSKSYGSLEIFTDVNVAVDRGSRVAILGLNGAGKTTLLRMLGGLLEADTGEVRPGHGLRLGYYAQEHETLDIERTVLENMRAASIEQTDTELRKILGAFLFSGEDVDKPAGVLSGGEKTRLALATLVCSGANVLLLDEPTNNLDPVSREQVLDAIARYPGAIVLVTHDPGAVLALKPDRAILLPDGDEDAWSDDLLELVELA, encoded by the coding sequence ATGATCACTGCCAGCGGCCTGGAACTGCGCGCCGGCGCCCGGATCCTGCTGTCCGACACCACGCTGCGGGTGCAGCCGGGTGACCGGATCGGCCTGGTCGGCCGCAACGGCGCCGGCAAGACCACCACGCTGAAGGTTCTCGCCGGGGAGGGTCAGCCGTACGCCGGGAAGATCGACCGGCGTAGCGCCGTCGGCTACCTGCCGCAGGATCCGCGTACCGGCGATCTGGACGTCACCGGCCGGGACCGGGTGCTCTCCGCCCGTGGCCTGGACACCCTGATGGCCGGCATGCAGGAGCTGGAGGCCCAGCTCGCCGACGGCGGCGACGAGCGCCTGGTCCGCCGCTACGGCGCGCTGGAGGACCAGTTCGCCGCGCTCGGCGGGTACGCGGCCGAGGCCGAGGCGGCCCGTATCTGCGCCAACCTGGGGCTGCCCGATCGGGCGCTGGCGCAGACCATCGGCACCCTCTCCGGCGGCCAGCGCCGCCGCATCGAGCTGGCCCGGATCCTGTTCCGCGACGCGGGGGAGAACGGCGGTGGGATCCTGCTGCTCGACGAGCCCACCAACCACCTCGATGCCGACTCGATCACCTGGCTGCGCGGCTTCCTCGCCAACCACAAGGGCGGGCTGGTGGTGATCTCCCACGACGGTGACCTGCTGGAGTCGGTGGTCAACAAGGTCTGGTTCCTCGATGCCACCCGTTCGGTCGTCGACATGTACAACCTGGGGTGGAAGGCGTACCTGGAGGCGCGGGAGACCGACGAGCGGCGCCGCCGTCGGGAGCGGGCCAACGCCGAGAAGAAGGCCGGCGCGCTGATGGCGCAGGCCGACAAGATGCGGGCCAAGGCCACCAAGACGGTCGCCGCGCAGAACATGGCCCGCCGGGCCGAGCGGCTGATGTCGGGCCTGGAGGAGGTACGCGTCGCCGACAAGGTGGCCAAGGTGCGCTTCCCGGCACCGGCGCCGTGCGGCAAGACCCCGCTGACCGCGGCCGGCCTCTCCAAGTCGTACGGTTCGTTGGAGATCTTCACCGACGTGAACGTGGCGGTGGACCGGGGCTCCCGGGTCGCCATCCTCGGGCTCAACGGCGCGGGCAAGACCACCCTGCTGCGGATGCTCGGCGGCCTGCTGGAGGCGGACACCGGCGAGGTGCGACCCGGTCACGGACTGCGACTGGGCTACTACGCTCAGGAGCACGAGACGCTGGATATCGAACGGACCGTGCTGGAGAACATGCGGGCCGCGTCGATCGAGCAGACCGACACCGAGCTGCGGAAGATCCTCGGCGCGTTCCTCTTCTCCGGCGAGGACGTGGACAAGCCGGCCGGGGTTCTCTCCGGTGGGGAGAAGACCCGGCTGGCCCTGGCCACCCTGGTCTGTTCGGGGGCCAACGTGCTGCTGCTCGACGAGCCGACGAACAACCTCGACCCGGTCAGCCGGGAGCAGGTACTCGACGCCATCGCCCGCTACCCGGGCGCGATCGTGCTGGTCACCCACGACCCGGGTGCGGTCCTCGCGCTCAAGCCGGACCGGGCGATCCTGTTGCCCGACGGCGACGAGGACGCCTGGAGCGACGACCTGCTCGAACTGGTCGAGCTGGCCTGA
- a CDS encoding helix-turn-helix domain-containing protein, with amino-acid sequence MAATGTATSTEKGRRIVGAERQTLAKDLVKRYTGGESIRALAASTGRSYGFIHRVLTESGVQLRQRGGARRRKKA; translated from the coding sequence ATGGCAGCCACTGGCACAGCCACCAGCACTGAGAAGGGTCGCCGGATCGTCGGAGCCGAGCGTCAGACGCTCGCCAAGGACCTGGTCAAGCGGTACACCGGGGGGGAGAGCATCCGCGCTCTCGCGGCCTCGACCGGCCGATCCTACGGGTTCATCCACCGGGTGCTCACCGAGTCCGGAGTGCAGCTGCGGCAGCGCGGCGGTGCTCGGCGCCGCAAGAAGGCGTGA
- a CDS encoding enoyl-CoA hydratase/isomerase family protein: protein MTAEATGVRLECDGPVATVTLCRPDVLNAQTPAMWRAMSDFSRDLPGDVRVVVVRGEGRAFSAGLDLSVAGASGPGSFAELTTLPEQECADRIADYQGGFTWLRRPDVISIAAVQGHAIGAGFQLALACDLRVLAEDARFSMAEVTLGLVPDLAGTKRLVELVGYARALEICATGRRMDAAEADRIGLATLVVPNSELAGAVRDLTAGLLAHQRDAVVEIKALLAGATGRTHAEQQRAEREAQTRRLRDLAGQGE, encoded by the coding sequence GTGACCGCCGAGGCGACCGGGGTCCGGCTGGAATGCGACGGGCCGGTCGCGACGGTCACCCTGTGCCGGCCCGACGTGCTCAACGCGCAGACCCCGGCGATGTGGCGCGCGATGAGCGACTTCTCCCGGGATCTTCCCGGCGACGTGCGGGTGGTCGTCGTACGCGGCGAGGGGCGCGCGTTCTCCGCCGGGCTCGATCTGTCGGTGGCCGGTGCCTCCGGGCCCGGCTCCTTCGCCGAGCTGACGACCCTGCCCGAGCAGGAGTGCGCGGATCGGATCGCCGACTACCAGGGTGGCTTCACCTGGCTGCGCCGGCCGGACGTGATCTCTATAGCCGCCGTGCAGGGGCACGCCATCGGCGCCGGTTTCCAGCTCGCCCTCGCCTGTGACCTGCGGGTGCTGGCCGAGGATGCCCGGTTCTCGATGGCCGAGGTCACGTTGGGCCTGGTGCCGGATCTGGCGGGCACCAAGCGCCTGGTCGAGCTGGTCGGCTACGCCCGCGCGCTGGAGATCTGCGCCACCGGCCGGCGGATGGACGCCGCCGAGGCGGACCGGATCGGCCTGGCCACCCTCGTCGTGCCCAACTCCGAGTTGGCGGGCGCGGTGCGTGATCTCACCGCCGGGCTGCTCGCCCACCAGCGGGACGCCGTGGTGGAGATCAAGGCGCTGCTCGCCGGAGCCACCGGGCGTACCCACGCCGAGCAGCAGCGGGCCGAGCGGGAGGCACAGACCCGACGGCTACGTGATCTCGCCGGACAGGGAGAATAG